One genomic window of Stieleria sp. JC731 includes the following:
- a CDS encoding RNA polymerase sigma factor, which produces MNNQDIESLLRKAVEGCEDSTTRFVKEFESQIRLEIRTRIASSQVRRMLDSVDIAQSVFTDFLIASRTGSIAQLSPNEAIAKLFRASREKVQQKIRFHTARKRDIRRDSGTVEQYQDLTSAIPEPTDKASEGDLKEFLHSRFGSVDYRLVEMRMQGCSWSDIAEELGLSPDACRMRLQRLRAHWPQDLAELLPQPRD; this is translated from the coding sequence ATGAACAACCAAGATATAGAATCACTACTTCGAAAAGCTGTCGAGGGGTGCGAGGATTCGACGACTCGTTTCGTCAAAGAGTTCGAGTCCCAAATCCGCTTGGAGATCCGCACCCGGATCGCGAGCTCACAAGTTCGCCGTATGCTCGATTCAGTCGACATCGCTCAGAGCGTTTTCACGGACTTCTTGATCGCGTCGCGAACCGGCTCCATCGCACAACTATCCCCGAACGAGGCGATAGCAAAACTGTTCCGTGCTTCACGTGAAAAAGTGCAGCAGAAAATCCGTTTCCACACCGCGCGAAAACGGGACATCCGTCGTGATAGCGGCACCGTCGAACAGTACCAAGACCTCACCAGCGCGATTCCCGAACCGACCGACAAAGCCAGCGAAGGTGACCTGAAAGAGTTCCTTCATTCACGCTTCGGAAGTGTCGACTACCGACTGGTCGAAATGAGAATGCAAGGTTGCTCATGGAGCGACATCGCTGAAGAACTCGGCTTGTCACCGGATGCATGCCGAATGCGTTTACAACGTTTACGTGCCCACTGGCCGCAGGACCTGGCTGAGCTATTGCCCCAACCGCGTGACTAG
- a CDS encoding OprO/OprP family phosphate-selective porin, whose protein sequence is MRAKRLSLLLALSACVSGTGLANQNASAEDAFSFFGPEQPADRIALLEDDDQPAQPIAGDINTEIETAASSTGGDMVSRQDYDDLVERFDSLEKSWSGYQDKLKDEADAKKKKPSGKLNGRVHLDNWSFLDEDAGTNYLESGDPTQDPQDRWDFRRIRLTFSGDVPGDMLYRISIDFNNPNSPEMKDVYMGFKNLPHNQQFLIGNQKRPIGLDHLNSSRHNVFIERPLAVETFNEDARRLGACMYGHNDSESVNWRYGAFLLENLSGDGRYRGDYDEAGLYGRLAMSPWYDEISGGRGYYHCAIAGSANTTDADGTIDNDSNSNEARFRTRPLARSSSRWWDTGRLLGAESYQQLAFESMLNIGAFQLTGEYINTWVQRDPLGGFNGEDLHFQGAYLFANYFLTGEHVPLKRTSGTIDRVKPFENFFLVDRCCGGTGTGWGAMSVGIRADYLDLSDGDIRGGDGYAITLSNNWYWTAYSKLQTNLVMGEIDDAGQGRSNVPLAQGVSGDFTILGFRYMIDF, encoded by the coding sequence GTGCGCGCTAAGCGCCTATCGTTACTGCTTGCACTGTCGGCTTGTGTTTCCGGCACAGGCTTGGCGAATCAAAATGCAAGCGCCGAAGACGCATTCTCGTTCTTCGGACCTGAACAACCCGCCGATCGAATCGCTCTGCTAGAAGACGACGATCAACCGGCACAGCCGATCGCTGGCGATATCAACACAGAAATCGAAACCGCCGCGTCATCCACCGGCGGCGACATGGTTTCGCGTCAAGATTACGACGACCTTGTCGAGCGTTTCGATAGCTTGGAAAAGTCTTGGTCGGGCTACCAAGACAAGCTGAAAGACGAAGCGGATGCGAAAAAGAAGAAGCCCTCCGGCAAGCTGAACGGTCGCGTTCACTTGGATAACTGGAGCTTCCTCGATGAAGACGCAGGCACCAACTATCTCGAAAGTGGCGACCCAACCCAGGACCCACAAGACCGCTGGGACTTCCGTCGAATTCGACTGACGTTTTCGGGTGACGTTCCCGGCGACATGCTTTACCGCATCTCGATCGACTTCAACAATCCGAATTCGCCCGAGATGAAAGACGTCTACATGGGATTCAAGAATCTGCCACACAATCAGCAGTTCTTGATCGGAAACCAAAAACGGCCGATCGGTTTGGATCACCTAAACAGTAGCCGCCACAACGTTTTCATCGAACGTCCATTGGCGGTAGAAACGTTCAACGAAGACGCACGTCGCTTGGGTGCCTGTATGTACGGGCACAACGATTCAGAATCGGTCAACTGGCGCTACGGTGCGTTCTTGCTTGAGAACCTCTCCGGTGACGGTCGCTACCGTGGTGACTACGACGAAGCGGGTCTATACGGGCGTCTGGCAATGAGCCCATGGTATGACGAAATCAGTGGCGGCCGAGGCTACTATCACTGTGCGATCGCTGGTAGTGCGAACACCACCGACGCGGACGGAACGATCGACAACGATTCGAACTCCAACGAAGCTCGCTTCCGCACACGACCGCTCGCACGCAGCAGCTCGCGATGGTGGGATACCGGACGTCTTCTGGGTGCCGAGTCTTACCAACAGTTGGCTTTCGAATCGATGCTCAACATCGGTGCGTTTCAGTTGACCGGCGAATACATCAACACCTGGGTTCAGCGTGATCCGCTGGGTGGATTCAATGGCGAAGACTTGCACTTCCAAGGTGCTTACCTGTTTGCCAACTACTTCCTAACCGGCGAACACGTCCCACTAAAACGAACCTCGGGAACCATCGATCGGGTCAAGCCATTCGAAAACTTCTTCTTGGTTGATCGTTGCTGTGGCGGAACCGGAACGGGTTGGGGTGCGATGTCGGTCGGTATCCGTGCTGACTACCTGGACCTGTCCGATGGAGACATTCGTGGTGGTGATGGCTATGCGATCACACTTAGCAACAACTGGTACTGGACTGCGTATTCGAAACTGCAAACCAACCTTGTCATGGGCGAAATTGATGACGCAGGGCAAGGCCGTTCGAACGTCCCGTTGGCTCAAGGAGTCTCGGGTGACTTCACGATCCTTGGCTTCCGTTACATGATCGACTTTTAA
- the phoU gene encoding phosphate signaling complex protein PhoU: protein MIARKSLEHSLIAIEEAISGQCDQIESMIRTAYRGLCERCLGTADNVLAMEERINENEVQIEEHCLAVLALHQPVASDLRRTTAALKINADLERIADLALNLAERTESLVEYPQLEIPNRLTDMVLFSIKMLRNAQEAFLKVDHNLAAKVRRDDADLDEMNRQVIEELTEKMASNPDWVSGYLHVFSASRIVERIGDHATNIAEDIEYVIDGEIHRHQLPGDMAG, encoded by the coding sequence ATGATCGCTCGAAAGTCGCTCGAACATAGTTTGATCGCCATCGAAGAGGCAATTTCGGGCCAATGCGATCAGATCGAATCGATGATCCGGACGGCCTATCGAGGTCTTTGCGAACGTTGTTTGGGGACCGCTGACAATGTGTTGGCGATGGAAGAACGGATCAACGAGAACGAAGTGCAAATCGAAGAGCACTGCCTCGCTGTGCTTGCGTTGCATCAACCTGTCGCTAGCGATTTGCGTCGCACAACGGCCGCGTTGAAGATCAATGCGGACCTCGAGCGAATCGCCGATCTTGCGCTCAATCTGGCGGAACGAACCGAGTCACTCGTCGAATACCCGCAACTGGAAATTCCCAACCGCCTCACCGATATGGTGCTCTTTTCGATCAAGATGCTGCGCAACGCGCAAGAGGCATTTCTGAAAGTCGATCACAACTTGGCTGCCAAAGTTCGACGTGACGACGCGGACTTGGATGAGATGAATCGCCAAGTCATTGAAGAGCTCACCGAGAAGATGGCCAGCAATCCTGACTGGGTTTCAGGCTACCTGCACGTGTTCTCTGCTTCGCGAATCGTCGAACGGATTGGCGATCACGCAACCAACATCGCCGAAGACATCGAATACGTCATCGATGGTGAGATTCATCGTCACCAATTGCCCGGTGATATGGCGGGCTAA
- a CDS encoding ATP-binding cassette domain-containing protein has product MIHVQHLTKRYEDLQRGRFTAVDGVSFTCRRGEIFGLLGPNGAGKTTVLRILSTVLEPSEGIVTVAGYDVVRDSAEVRRHIGFVSNNTAIYDRMTAWEMVEYFGRLHGMQRAELQQRMNDLFEQLRMNDFRDVPGGKMSTGMKQKVSIARAMIHDPPVLIFDEATLGLDVLVARNLLGVIRSLREAGKCLIFSTHIMSEVERLCDKIAIMYRGKILDTGSLEELRQRHQEEDFEELFFGLLSQHEKENSRLDESLIDRHEGEVIA; this is encoded by the coding sequence ATGATCCACGTTCAACACCTAACTAAACGTTACGAGGATTTGCAGCGTGGTCGATTTACAGCGGTCGACGGTGTCTCGTTTACGTGTCGACGAGGCGAGATATTTGGGCTGCTGGGGCCCAACGGCGCTGGGAAAACCACCGTGCTCCGAATCCTAAGCACGGTGCTCGAACCGTCAGAGGGCATTGTGACCGTGGCAGGCTATGACGTTGTCCGCGATTCCGCCGAAGTCCGTCGCCATATCGGGTTCGTCAGCAACAATACCGCCATCTACGACCGCATGACCGCATGGGAAATGGTCGAGTACTTCGGTCGATTGCACGGGATGCAACGTGCCGAGCTGCAACAGCGAATGAACGATCTGTTCGAGCAACTCCGCATGAATGACTTTCGCGACGTACCGGGCGGCAAGATGTCGACCGGGATGAAACAAAAAGTGTCAATCGCGAGGGCGATGATTCATGACCCGCCGGTACTGATCTTTGATGAAGCCACACTTGGCTTGGATGTCCTGGTGGCGCGAAATCTTTTGGGCGTGATCCGTTCGCTTCGTGAAGCCGGAAAGTGTCTGATCTTTTCGACCCACATTATGAGTGAAGTCGAACGTTTGTGTGACAAGATCGCGATCATGTATCGCGGCAAGATTCTTGACACCGGATCATTAGAAGAACTGCGGCAGCGACACCAAGAAGAAGACTTTGAAGAGTTGTTCTTCGGGTTGCTCAGCCAACACGAAAAAGAAAATAGTCGGCTCGATGAGTCACTGATCGACCGACATGAAGGAGAAGTGATCGCATGA
- a CDS encoding ABC transporter permease subunit/CPBP intramembrane protease, with the protein MSKQSDELRRRAALADKARWSAIWLIYLREMRDQLRDRRTLFTIAVLPIMLYPLVGMLLLQIAQFSRQHPTAICVVGTEHLVDGPALIEGEAFVADLTEDSNPIEMMAYRWDELGEIAGGEPSKQDEAVRSKATRWVTEGAFDLVVLFPPEFKQTALDEDLIGTANQENRPPNSQIELFFNAGRDQSVVARGRVTSILTAWRGEWIKERLSGVGIDPEVLLPFEWSDKDMSPKRTREAAFWSKLLPFIMLVWAMTGAFYPAIDLVAGEKERGTLETLLCSPALRCEIVWGKLGAVATFSMLTALLNAGSMLMTSSLVFKHIGIAGTSQVFGAPPLVPMLWLFVALIPLSCLFSALALAVAAMARSSKEGQYYLMPLMMITLPLVMLPMLPGSTLNIGTSLIPVTGMFLLVRALVEAQYSTALFYLPMVATVTGTCLWAAARWARHQFESESVLFGGGEQWELGMWVRHLWRDRQNAATPVQAYACGAFILVTLFFARLSVAVAPTDFTGIAKMVMLPQVLILFPPLLMATMFTTSIRESLRIRMPHWTALPMAILFGVTLHPTYVMLSKFINHLYPVSEQAAEAMKPFAEHISAAPWTSVLLLMAVVPALCEELAFRGFIFGGLVRERGKLRAVAVTALMFGISHGVLQQSIAASLMGVVLGWITLRTGSILPCILIHVTNNALSVSLDRIATSSWEGAQLFVTQTDLGPSYQPFWTLISMGVATTCLLYFGTMTLESDESESELIVDHQDYVDPTKSFAVVGQ; encoded by the coding sequence ATGAGTAAGCAATCCGACGAGCTTCGAAGGCGGGCCGCTTTAGCCGACAAGGCTCGATGGAGCGCGATCTGGTTGATCTATCTTCGTGAGATGCGCGACCAGCTACGTGACCGTCGAACACTATTCACGATTGCGGTACTGCCCATCATGCTCTATCCGTTGGTAGGCATGTTGCTTTTGCAGATCGCGCAGTTTTCGCGGCAGCACCCCACGGCGATTTGTGTTGTCGGAACCGAGCACCTCGTCGATGGCCCGGCGCTGATCGAAGGCGAAGCTTTTGTTGCTGATCTTACCGAGGATTCAAATCCCATCGAGATGATGGCGTATCGCTGGGATGAGCTGGGCGAAATTGCCGGCGGTGAACCGTCCAAGCAAGACGAGGCTGTGCGTTCAAAGGCGACGCGTTGGGTGACCGAGGGGGCGTTCGATTTGGTCGTGCTATTCCCGCCGGAATTCAAACAAACCGCGTTGGATGAAGACCTGATCGGAACGGCCAACCAAGAGAACCGTCCTCCGAATTCGCAGATCGAACTGTTCTTCAATGCCGGGCGTGACCAGTCCGTCGTCGCTCGAGGCCGAGTCACATCCATCCTAACCGCATGGCGAGGCGAATGGATCAAGGAACGCTTATCCGGAGTTGGCATCGACCCGGAAGTCCTTTTGCCCTTTGAATGGTCTGACAAAGACATGTCGCCAAAGCGTACTCGCGAGGCGGCTTTTTGGAGCAAGCTGTTGCCATTCATTATGTTGGTCTGGGCGATGACTGGAGCCTTTTACCCTGCAATCGATTTGGTTGCTGGTGAAAAAGAACGAGGCACCTTGGAGACGTTGCTTTGCAGTCCCGCTTTGCGATGCGAAATCGTTTGGGGCAAGTTAGGTGCGGTAGCGACGTTTAGTATGCTGACCGCGTTGCTAAACGCTGGCAGTATGCTGATGACCAGCTCATTGGTTTTCAAACACATTGGTATCGCCGGGACAAGTCAAGTCTTCGGTGCTCCGCCACTGGTTCCCATGTTGTGGTTGTTCGTGGCTTTGATTCCGTTGTCGTGTTTGTTTAGCGCCCTCGCGCTAGCTGTCGCGGCGATGGCGCGTAGTAGCAAGGAAGGTCAGTACTACTTGATGCCATTGATGATGATCACCTTGCCGTTGGTAATGTTGCCAATGCTTCCGGGGTCGACATTGAATATCGGAACCAGTTTGATCCCCGTCACGGGAATGTTCTTGTTGGTGCGTGCATTGGTTGAGGCGCAATACTCGACAGCGTTGTTTTATCTGCCAATGGTCGCGACGGTGACCGGAACGTGTCTTTGGGCGGCGGCACGTTGGGCCCGTCACCAATTCGAAAGCGAATCGGTACTATTTGGTGGCGGCGAGCAATGGGAACTCGGGATGTGGGTTCGTCACCTTTGGCGAGACCGGCAAAATGCCGCAACGCCGGTGCAAGCCTATGCCTGTGGTGCATTCATCTTGGTGACGCTGTTCTTTGCAAGGCTTAGCGTTGCGGTCGCTCCGACCGATTTCACTGGGATCGCCAAGATGGTCATGCTGCCACAAGTCTTGATCCTGTTTCCACCGTTGCTGATGGCAACGATGTTCACAACATCGATTCGCGAGAGTTTGCGAATCCGGATGCCACATTGGACCGCACTGCCGATGGCGATTCTGTTCGGCGTCACTTTGCACCCGACGTATGTGATGCTGTCGAAGTTTATCAACCACCTGTATCCGGTCAGCGAACAGGCAGCCGAAGCGATGAAACCCTTCGCGGAGCATATCTCGGCTGCACCTTGGACGTCGGTGCTGTTGCTGATGGCGGTCGTGCCTGCACTTTGTGAAGAACTTGCTTTCCGCGGGTTTATCTTTGGCGGCCTGGTCCGCGAACGAGGAAAACTTCGGGCTGTCGCGGTAACGGCGTTGATGTTTGGGATTTCCCACGGGGTGTTGCAGCAATCGATCGCGGCTTCGCTTATGGGCGTGGTTCTGGGGTGGATCACACTGCGTACAGGAAGCATCCTGCCATGTATCTTGATCCACGTTACCAACAATGCACTGTCAGTTTCGTTGGACCGGATTGCGACTAGCAGCTGGGAAGGCGCACAGTTATTTGTTACCCAAACAGATCTGGGGCCGTCCTACCAACCGTTCTGGACATTGATCAGCATGGGGGTTGCGACCACCTGTTTGCTGTATTTCGGAACCATGACACTCGAAAGCGATGAAAGCGAATCGGAGCTGATTGTGGACCATCAGGACTACGTCGACCCAACGAAATCGTTTGCGGTTGTCGGACAATAG
- a CDS encoding DUF1559 domain-containing protein, with product MINNHPTSLRHRSTRQGFTLVELLVVIAIIGILVGLLLPAVQAAREAARRMSCSNNFKQIGLALHNYHSAFRNLPMNAGGTKSGGSGTNNSHWLSWMVGTLPFMEQQGLWDQIANPYGFERDRITPRVPSFPPMGPPPWEEFYAPWLTQVQTFRCPSDPATLLPGKVAFSNYAACTGDAIKEQHHSGVWHDGKPWTGGGWNESIVKRWGRGAFHARHFTRFRDFQDGLSNTIAAGENAADLGSREIMTVALLDNQVERRSPNYWETSGAIDPERPQFWSDTATLDDNINHGRGHRWSDGRPQSSVIVTIRPPNSYNIIEAHGSRGLLTASSRHPGGVHVLMGDGAVRFITESIDTGDQSHIPYGEPNPPGTSLGAGQPSPYGLWGALGTKAGHEIIDSEF from the coding sequence ATGATTAACAATCATCCAACTTCTCTACGACACCGATCAACTCGGCAAGGTTTTACCTTGGTCGAATTGTTGGTCGTGATTGCCATCATCGGCATTCTTGTGGGGTTGTTGTTGCCAGCCGTGCAGGCTGCTCGCGAAGCGGCTCGTCGAATGAGCTGCAGCAACAACTTCAAGCAGATCGGACTCGCACTGCATAACTATCATTCAGCATTTCGCAATCTTCCGATGAACGCCGGCGGTACCAAGTCCGGTGGTTCAGGTACTAATAATTCGCATTGGCTGAGCTGGATGGTTGGAACGTTGCCCTTCATGGAGCAACAAGGCCTGTGGGATCAGATCGCTAACCCATACGGTTTCGAACGTGACCGTATCACTCCACGCGTTCCATCATTCCCACCGATGGGACCTCCACCGTGGGAAGAGTTCTATGCTCCATGGTTGACTCAAGTTCAAACTTTCCGCTGCCCCAGTGACCCAGCAACACTGTTGCCAGGCAAGGTCGCATTCAGCAACTACGCTGCTTGTACCGGTGACGCGATTAAAGAACAGCACCACTCAGGTGTCTGGCACGATGGCAAGCCTTGGACCGGCGGTGGCTGGAACGAATCAATCGTCAAACGTTGGGGACGTGGTGCATTCCACGCTCGTCACTTCACACGATTCCGTGACTTCCAAGACGGTCTTAGCAACACCATCGCCGCTGGCGAAAATGCTGCTGATTTGGGTTCACGTGAAATCATGACGGTGGCTTTGTTGGACAACCAAGTCGAGCGTCGTTCGCCAAACTACTGGGAAACCAGCGGGGCGATCGATCCAGAGCGTCCACAATTTTGGTCCGACACAGCGACTTTGGATGATAACATCAACCACGGTCGTGGACACCGTTGGAGCGATGGACGTCCTCAATCGTCCGTGATCGTCACGATCCGTCCGCCAAACAGCTACAACATCATCGAAGCTCACGGCAGTCGTGGTCTGCTCACCGCATCCAGCCGACACCCCGGTGGGGTTCACGTGCTAATGGGTGACGGTGCGGTCAGGTTCATTACCGAGTCGATCGATACCGGTGACCAGTCGCATATCCCTTACGGCGAACCCAACCCACCAGGCACAAGCCTGGGAGCTGGTCAACCGAGTCCTTACGGGCTTTGGGGAGCACTGGGAACCAAAGCGGGTCACGAAATTATCGACTCCGAGTTCTAA